The genomic interval TGCTCTCGGAACCATGGCGGCAGTGGCGGCAGCCTCAGCTGAGTTGCTCATCATCGGCTGGTACATCTTCCGTGTACTGCTGCAGGTAAGTGTGCTGGGGTTCTGGGTGGGAGATGATTCCCAGCGCGTGTCCCCCAAACCCGCAAGCTTGCGTCGCGATTGCCGCCTCCCATTCCGATTGCCGCGATCCTTGCCCGCCCAAGTGCCGCTTTGCCAGCACCGCGCGTCCCCCACCCATTCCCTGCGCCGTCCTCTTAGCGCAGACCCTCCCCAGTGCGCCCGTGCCCGGCTGGGAACAAAGACTCGGGGCGCGGCGGGCGACCGCTGCGGACGATCAACCGAGGCTTTTAGCGACTTACGCGGTAAGAAAAACCCGCTACACCCAGACCTGACCCCGGGAGGGAGGCGGGGCGCTTCTGTGTTGCCAGACTTTACAGCTCGCATAGCGAAAATTTTCCGCCTTAAAAAATTGCGCATTGCGGGGAATTTTTcttgtaaaatatacatatacgtATAAAATGCTTGAGAGGTGGGTCgaaaataagttataaaaaggcacttctcagaaaaaaaatcacttagcaAAAAACTGCACAACTAAATAGAGGAAAAAgtaattcacagaaaaaaaaaacaaagaaacgcgcattgcaggaaaaataaatcagacaaaagccctTGGCAGAAAATTGCATTAGATAAAAGGCtcgttgcaaaaaaaaaaattagacaaaggcgctaacttaaaaaaaaaaaaaaagaatcagagaaaaacaCTCTGAAGAAAACAATTAGAGGAAAAAGCCCTTCGCAGGCAAATTGGAAGGGGGGGGGAAAGCGCTTCCAAAACGCTTtatagaaaaacagaatcaaatagcGGCAAAGGCGCTTtgtgtaaaaagaaataagaaagcgCTCTGCCCATAAAAGAATTTACCCTAAAAGCTCCCGTTGCAGGAAGAATTCCCTGCTAAAGGAATCCTTTGCCAAAGGAATCGCTATTTCCTTCAAGGTGTTCCTGGAATGCTGCATTTACTGGGTAGGATTCGCTTTTCGAAATCCTCCAGGGACACAGCCCATTGCAAGAAGTGAGGTATACCTAAGTTGTGGGTCCAATCAGCTTGCCGCCATGCAGCTCTCAGCACAGTTGGAAAAGCTCCAGCTGCCCTGACTCGTGGACAAGCTGTGCCTGCGCCCGCCTCTCCAGCCTACGCTGGACAGACAGgcggggcagggggtggggcgggggcggGCACGGCAGCACCACACACGTGCTGCAGGCGCTTTCCACTAAGGGCAGGTCCTGGGTTTCTCACTGCAGGTGTTCAGGTACTCCCTCCAGAAGCTGGCGTACACGGTGTCGCGGACCGGGCGGCAGGTGTTGGGGGAGCGCAGGCAGCGAGCCCCCAACTGAGACACCAGCTCCCAGCCCTGGGCGGCGGCATCATCAGGTGCTCCTGTGCATCTCCGCCAGCATGGGAGCCAGAGCCGCACAGGAATGGGGGGTCCCCTGTGCTCCCTCGCCAGAGGAGCACTTGGCAAGGTCAGTGAGGGGCCAGTAGGCCCCCTCTCCCCCGAGAAGTACCGACAATGAAGATGATACCAGATCCCTTCCCAACCCCTTTGCCCCATCCCACTGAGGGGCAAggtaagggaggagggagaatgggggAAGCAGATTCCTGAGATCTGGGCATAGGCACCACATTCTGATCTGGATCAAGCCGGGACAGCACCATCCCAGCCCCGCAGCCACAGCCATACCAGCAGGCCCACTACGAAGATCCAGACACTACACCAGCCAGCAGAATGGACATTCTGACATCACCAGCCGAAGCCCTAAATCTCAGTGCAGCCCAGAAGGCATCAACTATGTGCCTGTGTGGCAGGACTCTGGAGGGGGTTAAGACATGGGAGTAGGGCCCTCTCTGTTGTCCCCTGCCTATGGCACATGCATTCCAGCCTTGCTGCCTATGCTTCCTCAATCCCCTTTCCCCCTCACTGCCTCCCAAGCCCCAACCCCCAAAGAAATGTGTCACTTGATTTGGACCTATTCAACCAGCAAACAAAAGAATTCCATCTTTATTAAAATGCTTTCTCCGTAgccccccctccctcctcactgATCTTGCTATTCCCTGGTCTCATGCAGTTGTGGTCAATATTGTGGTAATCGCTAATTGTACTGATTGTTAAGTGTGCATTAGTTGTGTCTCCCCAGCTAGATTGTAAGCTCCTGGAGGACAGGgaccacctctacaaaaaataaaaaaccagtaCCTTCTCCATCTTGCAGTGTCCCAGGACCCTGTGAGGTGATGGAGGCGCACCAAAAAGTTGTCTCTTGTGACTTCTTTTGCAACACTGACACACTTCTAAGACTCGACTGATGTGCCCATTGTGGAGTAGGCACACCACTTGGGGGGAAGGAGGATATGGGGGGAATTGCAATGACGTGGGCTCCTCACACACCCGGCCCCATCTCAACTGAACACTGTCCTGAGATAAAGGACCACAGCAGGAAATCACTATGGGAAAACTGGGAGGTGAGGGAAAAGGGTGGGAGTAGCCCTCAAAATAGGGTACTAGGGACCAAGGGGGGTGATTTCAGAGCAAGCTTCATTTCAGGTCTCCATTCAGGAGGCCCAAGGAAATGAGCACTGGGGAGAAGACACTGGCCTAGACAATGAGTAGAGGTGTGGTGTGGCACCTCGTCCTCCTCCATCTTAACACTTTAGGGCCCATGGCCACCAGGATTGACTGCTACAAGGGCAACCTGCCTGGCCTTACTACTCTCCAAGaactcctgccctgccctgccccataAACCTCTCTCCCCATAACTGGGTTCTGTACTTTGCTCAGCACTAGCCTCCTTATTCTTAGGGACACTGCCTGGGTGCCTGGCCCTAGACTCTCCCCTGCCATCATGTCAGGGCGGGTGGTGGCTGCTCAGCTTCagacttctctcttctctcccactcCTCAGTGAGTTGGGGCTCTTCTTACATGGGGTCAAGTGACTCTCACCAAATGGCCCTGCCACCTGTTCAGCCTCATCTTGGCTTTATGTGTCTCTGTCACTACACACCTGTTCCTGGGTCAACACCAAGAGAGGGAGTTAGAGAGTCATAAATCTCTCTTCTTGCCGTTTCCTAAAATCCCTTAGTCACAGTTGTCACAAACACTTCTGGAGCACAAACCTTGCCCCCTTGAGTCTGAtcatgtttcctttccctaagCAAGCCCCTAAGTTTCTCAGCCCAGTCCCAGCACCTGAAAGCACCTACAACTTCATTCTGCAGCAGAGAATTGTGGGTGTGGGAGTGCAGATCTTGGTTCTGGTTTGACTTTGCCATCAATAAACCTAGGGAACCCAGACAGGTCACTTTCCATCCCTCACCTTCAGTTCCCCCTCTGTAAGAGGTCCTTTAAGATACCAGTGAACCTAATATACTAGAAACACTCTGCTGTCCAAGTGGCAATTAGGACTTATCCGGACTTGGTTAGGATGTGCAATTTGAGACTCCATCTTCCTTAGGCTGGGCAGCTACAGCTGCTACCATAGCCTAAAGGTGAGGCAGGTCTTCTCCTGTCCCAGACTGACTCATCAGCAGGCAATGCTGACAACCCCTCCCTTCTGAAGCCCAGATCTTGGCAGGCCTCAAGACTGGGAGTTTCTGTGGTTTTCCACAGTAAACCCACAGAACTATGGACATATTTCAACATATGTTCTCAATGAAGGATGACCCTCCCCTCAGAGTCTTTGAGGGGTATGCCCATGGCCCCACTGCTTCAGATCCTCTAACATCAGCCCAAATCACAAGGTAGCTGAGTTCAGGGAGGCAGGCCAAAGCAGCACAGAAAAATCTGACTACTCTGGACAAAGTTACCACCCTTTAGAAGACAAGAGGCTGCTGGTAGTTCCAGAGCTTTCCAGATGATCTTGGCAAAGCCCTTTTCCTCCATCCATCAGCAGGGCTCTGAGCGTGGCATGGTGAGATGACAGACTTCCAGGCAAGGGCTGCCATGGTGGCCTGCACCTGCATGATGGGTCTTGAATGTGCAATGTCCATCCCACTTTTGTCCTCTACCCTCAAACCCTCAAGTTCTGGTAGCAAACTTAACCCACCAGAGTGACAGATGTTCACTTTCCATCCTATGCAATGCCTAGAAATCTAGTCCAAATATATcttgtttataaaatttttttccacAAGCTATaccattaaaacattttattctgaaaGAGAGCAATGGGAGGTGTTGAAAATGACTAGTGTTTTTATTGCAAAGCCCTCAATTGCAGCAATAAATGGTCCCTTTTCTAAACCATCACTGCTCCCATAAGACTTTGCCCCCAGAAAGCTGAGGACAGAACAAATAAGTTGTGAGGGGACTGGAATGGTGTGTGGGATCCTGCAACAGATGGGACTCTTGGGACTAATCCCCAAGAAGGATGTTAGTTTCTAAGCCTAGCAACTTGAAGTTAAGTATGGAGGTGAGGGTGGGGTGTTAGGTACCACAGCTTTCAGAGATGTGGGCTGCTATGTAATACTGTTGCCTCTATCTATGGAGTATTTGGATTTGACAGAGGGAAGGGTATCTCTTctctgggcagggcaggggcaggttTCTTGAGCTTCTGCTATAGGGCCAGCAACATCTTATTATACCTTGGTTGGATGGGAGcaggtttgctgtgagccattTACTATTTTGAAACATGTTGTATCTCCTCAGGAGCCAACACCCCAAAGGGAGATTCTGAATTTGCCCTTAGCTTTCCCCCCAAAGACTTAAACATGTGCactcatgtacacacacaaaacacTAGTCTAACCACAGTATCTTTTTCCCTGGTGACCTCTGACTTCCTCTATATGCCCCAGAGAAATACTGTCACCATGTCCTCTGGGAAGGATCCCATttatcctcccttccctccttttccctcccacaGGGCCCATACCCCAGTAGGATCTAGATTCCTGAGCATTCCCAGAGCAGGAAGACAGAGAGGCAGGCAACACATGGTCCTTGGTTTATCACGCAGTGACAGGCTTGAAATGGAATGCATGTGTTTCAAAGataggacaacaacaacaaaaaaagacagccTAACCTAGATTCTGCTTTGAAACAACATATTACAGATAAAAGATTAAGCTGGTTTTGGCAGCAACTCTAACAAGACCAATTTCAGATATAAAATTGACTTGGCCATTGGAAATCAACCAGGCTTCCAGTGACCAATCTTTTGACAGATTGTTCCACGTTGCTTAGTCtctgatttaaaacaaacaagcaaacaagagCTAACACTTGGCATTAGCATTTAagctggaacttttttttttttttttagtgcctgCTTTGGTGTTGCGTCCAGAAGGCTGATGGGATGGTTGAACCATGCCAGGCAGGGCAGAGAAGCTGTCCCCAACACACCAGTTCCCTGAAGGGGATAAAAGACGATCCGAACCTATAAACAGAAAGGCCGCAGTCTCCCAACGTTTAGCGTTGAAAAGGGAGGCCTGGAAGGAAACTAAAGAAGGtttggaagaaggaaggaaaaagctaTACTATCCCCCAACCCCCATTTCCTTTCCAGGCCATTAGTGCGCCAGGCTTTCCGTTCGTTCAGCTGCCCTTGAGGGCACACATATTAGAGGAAAAAGAACGGGTATCTAGATTTGATGTAAAGTTAAGAGTAAGAAGCGCCCGTAATTCGAAGCACAGCGTTAACCTATCACCCCCCCACCTCCCGCCAGACACGGACACGGAAGCGGGGACCCGGGGCGGGAGACcctttttctccccctctcccccacgccttctgatttaaaaaatgcaactTAAGTCGTGGCGATGGAGTGACAAGCCTCTCATAAGGTGGGCCCGGCCATGGGATCCGGAGCTTCAGAGGCGGTGGTCGCGCTCCTCAGCCCCGCGCCCTCCGGCTCTGCCTACCTCATTCTGGAAAGGTGCTGACCTTCGAGGCCAGAAAGAGAACATAGGAGCCCGGTGACCCCACTCTTGGGCTGGGAAGGGACAAGCTATGGCCAAGAAGGGGTATCACCTGACGCGGGACAGGGGCGGCCCCCACCCCCGGGACTGTGCGGAAGGAAAATCCCAGTGAGGGAACCCGGCGACGCCTAAGGTGACCCAGAAGGGACAACATGGCGGCGAGGCCGCATCGAGGGCCTCTCATCCCGCCCCTAGAAGGCTGATTCCACGGTACCTGCGAACCCTGCCATGGCGCCGCCGCCACTGTCGCGGTCACTGCCGCAGCCTGCTTCCACCTCTGCTTGCCTCCGTCGCCGCAGGAAGCCGGGGAGACGCCCCCTTGGTCTTCTAGTCTAGCCGGCCGAGGACCCCTTCTGGGGTAGGGCTGCCTACAGAGACGCCTGATCAAAAAGTCCAAATTGGGGACTACTCGTGCTCTATAGAGCCTTAATTCCCGCTACAGACGAGCCTTTGAAGACTTTTCACGTAGTTTTGCAAATGTCTGGGAGCGCTGAAGTCCTCAAACCCGAAAAATTTCTAATCAGGCGCAACTGGGCAGCCCCGAATCACGGGTCCATAGTCCCCTTATGCATATGCAGCAGATTGTGATCTTTACTCATTGAGCGCTCAGCGGGCGTAACTTAGTTTGGTGTGGGCGAGTCCTAGCTCTTGAGGTGCTGGGTGGATGGTCCGTGAACTCAGGGAAAAAACTTCGCGTGGCTCGATGTCCACCCCCCTGATCTTTTCATCAAGGTCCCAAGGCTCAGGAGCGGAAAGATTCGGGTTCAGAACTAGAGGCCTGCCTTGGGTCAAATACCTGGCTCCTCCCTTTGCCCTGTACCGAGTGCAGGTCAGCTCATCCCTGCTCTCAACTTCCTCATGTCTGAGGAAATGCCTGCCTCAGAGTTGTTTGGGGGATTGAATGAGTCAGCGTATTCATTTATTAGCTAATTAAGCACATTATTTGAGCGTTATGTGCAATAATAGTGCTAAAGGCAAGGGGGTGGAATGGGTGACCTCAAAGCACTGCCAATCTGATAATCGCTGGGTATTAATAATTGTAATCAAATCAATATAGTTATGCATGATGGGAAATGCTGTGAGGGAAAGTAAAGAGTGTGTATGCGAAATTTATGGTGTCCTAATGAAGGGTGAGAGGTGAGGGTGGTGCCTCCTTGGGAAGATGGCATTTAGGCTAAGAAACCAAGGACAATTGGGAATTGTGCAGGGCAAAAGTGAAGAGGGACAATATTCTAGGTAGAAAGACAACTTGTCTCtgagaggaggcaggaaggagcagaGTGAAGGTGAGAGGTGAGCAAGGAATAGGGGGTAGGTATATCTACGTAATTAATTTGACTCTTATCTAGAGAGTCATGGGAAGCCATTTTCATCAGGGGAATTATATCAAATTTGGGTTTCTTAAACCACCCTGGCTGGAAGAGTGTAGGTATGGGGAAACCAGTTAGGAGGCTGTTGCAGCTTTCCAGGCATAAAGTAATGATGACTCAGGGTGGTGGCCTGGGGAGGTGGAGAAAGAAAGGATGTAATATTGAATGTTATTGGTGGGGAATAACACCTAATTGGGTTTTAGTCCTGAGTGAAAGAGCCCTTGATTATGATGATGATAAAGCctaaaaaaggaacaaacagaGGGAGACAATAAAAAATTTAGCTTTGagggcaatgcctgtagctcagtgagtagggtgcccgcgcccaagggtggtgggtttgaacccggcccggccaaactgcaacaacaaaaaaatagctgggcgttgtggcatgcacctgtagtccaagctacttgggaggctgag from Nycticebus coucang isolate mNycCou1 chromosome 21, mNycCou1.pri, whole genome shotgun sequence carries:
- the NNAT gene encoding neuronatin isoform X4 yields the protein MAAVAAASAELLIIGWYIFRVLLQVFLECCIYWVGFAFRNPPGTQPIARSVQVLPPEAGVHGVADRAAGVGGAQAASPQLRHQLPALGGGIIRCSCASPPAWEPEPHRNGGSPVLPRQRSTWQGQ
- the NNAT gene encoding neuronatin isoform X3, with translation MAAVAAASAELLIIGWYIFRVLLQVFRYSLQKLAYTVSRTGRQVLGERRQRAPN
- the NNAT gene encoding neuronatin isoform X1, producing MAAVAAASAELLIIGWYIFRVLLQTLPSAPVPGWEQRLGARRATAADDQPRLLATYAVFLECCIYWVGFAFRNPPGTQPIARSEVFRYSLQKLAYTVSRTGRQVLGERRQRAPN
- the NNAT gene encoding neuronatin isoform X2 translates to MAAVAAASAELLIIGWYIFRVLLQVFLECCIYWVGFAFRNPPGTQPIARSEVFRYSLQKLAYTVSRTGRQVLGERRQRAPN